Proteins from a genomic interval of Haemorhous mexicanus isolate bHaeMex1 chromosome Z, bHaeMex1.pri, whole genome shotgun sequence:
- the GOLM1 gene encoding Golgi membrane protein 1 isoform X1, giving the protein MVGLGNSCRGMKSPPLLVAALVACIIVLGFNYWVASSRSMDLQGRVMDLEGKVRRAAAERGAVEQKKNEFQGELEKQRQQIDKIQSLHSFQMENANRVHQEEKAVLMSNITVNDRLIQSLREHLKELQTEYGKLQLDVYWFQKNQTNLQRKFSYDLSQCINQMKELKEQCEERIDELRKKSSDVPQIEENKDFREDSQVDTQLPALKQAGFKQADLEHHKTNEDVPKAVPTVRKIDLMQVKGRTDSLTGMRKQELKAEEEQLSSQLEKPQESLKAAAGHKEMLPVSEKEPNPPKDENHVAGQDMSEPAAEQAASEEIEREQFLNYDDKQDDLLPGKADKQEHEDVNQDKDVDYNLDVNEAESETDKQAALAGIENVQNHEDMKNHLPDNGEGRQKL; this is encoded by the exons ATGGTTGGACTAGGAAACAGCTGTCGCGGGATGAAGTCTCCACCACTCCTCGTGGCTGCGCTCGTGGCGTGCATAATTGTTTTGGGTTTCAATTACTGGGTTGCAAGTTCTCGCAGCATGGATCTACAG GGTCGAGTCATGGATCTGGAAGGCAAAGTCCGCAGGGCGGCAGCGGAGAGGGGTGCTgtggaacaaaaaaagaatgaatTCCAAGGGGAGCTAGAGAAGCAGCGACAGCAGATTGACAAAATCCAGTCCTTGCACAGCTTTCAGATGGAGAATGCCAACAGAGTACATCAGGAAGAGAAG GCAGTGCTGATGAGTAACATCACAGTAAATGATCGATTGATTCAGAGTCTACGAG AACACTTGAAAGAGTTACAGACGGAATATGGAAAGCTACAGCTGGATGTTTACTGGTTTCAGAAGAACCAGACTAACCTTCAGAGGAAGTTCTCATATGACCT CTCACAGTGCATCAACCAGatgaaagaattaaaagaacAATGTGAAGAAAGGATAGATGAACTTAGAAAAAAGAGTAGTGATGTACCACAAATCGAAGAAAACAAAGACTTCAGAGAAGATAGCCAG GTTGATACTCAACTGCCAGCCTTGAAGCAAGCAGGGTTCAAGCAGGCTGACTTGGAACACCACAAAACCAATGAAGATGTTCCTAAAGCAGTACCTACAGTAAGAAAGATAGACCTGATGCAGGTTAAAG gAAGAACAGACAGTCTAACTGGCATGAGAAAACAGGAGCTTAAGGCagaagaggagcagctttccagTCAGTTGGAAAAACCTCAAGAGTCGCTCAAGGCTGCTGCAGGTCACAAGGAGATGCTGCCTGTGTCAGAGAAGGAGCCAAATCCACCTAAGGATGAGAACCATGTAGCTGGGCAAGATAtgtcagagccagcagcagagcaggctgccaGTGAGGAAATTGagagggaacaattcctaaatTACGATGATAAGCAGGATGACTTGCTCCCTGGAAAGGCTG ACAAACAGGAACATGAAGATGTGAACCAGGACAAGGATGTCGATTACAATTTAGATGTGAATGAAGCTGAATCAGAAACTGACAAGCAAGCAGCACTTGCTGGGAttgaaaatg TTCAAAACCATGAAGATATGAAGAACCACTTACCTGACAATGGTGAAGGACGACAGAAGTTGTGA
- the GOLM1 gene encoding Golgi membrane protein 1 isoform X3 — protein sequence MVGLGNSCRGMKSPPLLVAALVACIIVLGFNYWVASSRSMDLQGRVMDLEGKVRRAAAERGAVEQKKNEFQGELEKQRQQIDKIQSLHSFQMENANRVHQEEKAVLMSNITVNDRLIQSLREHLKELQTEYGKLQLDVYWFQKNQTNLQRKFSYDLSQCINQMKELKEQCEERIDELRKKSSDVPQIEENKDFREDSQVDTQLPALKQAGFKQADLEHHKTNEDVPKAVPTVRKIDLMQVKDKQEHEDVNQDKDVDYNLDVNEAESETDKQAALAGIENVQNHEDMKNHLPDNGEGRQKL from the exons ATGGTTGGACTAGGAAACAGCTGTCGCGGGATGAAGTCTCCACCACTCCTCGTGGCTGCGCTCGTGGCGTGCATAATTGTTTTGGGTTTCAATTACTGGGTTGCAAGTTCTCGCAGCATGGATCTACAG GGTCGAGTCATGGATCTGGAAGGCAAAGTCCGCAGGGCGGCAGCGGAGAGGGGTGCTgtggaacaaaaaaagaatgaatTCCAAGGGGAGCTAGAGAAGCAGCGACAGCAGATTGACAAAATCCAGTCCTTGCACAGCTTTCAGATGGAGAATGCCAACAGAGTACATCAGGAAGAGAAG GCAGTGCTGATGAGTAACATCACAGTAAATGATCGATTGATTCAGAGTCTACGAG AACACTTGAAAGAGTTACAGACGGAATATGGAAAGCTACAGCTGGATGTTTACTGGTTTCAGAAGAACCAGACTAACCTTCAGAGGAAGTTCTCATATGACCT CTCACAGTGCATCAACCAGatgaaagaattaaaagaacAATGTGAAGAAAGGATAGATGAACTTAGAAAAAAGAGTAGTGATGTACCACAAATCGAAGAAAACAAAGACTTCAGAGAAGATAGCCAG GTTGATACTCAACTGCCAGCCTTGAAGCAAGCAGGGTTCAAGCAGGCTGACTTGGAACACCACAAAACCAATGAAGATGTTCCTAAAGCAGTACCTACAGTAAGAAAGATAGACCTGATGCAGGTTAAAG ACAAACAGGAACATGAAGATGTGAACCAGGACAAGGATGTCGATTACAATTTAGATGTGAATGAAGCTGAATCAGAAACTGACAAGCAAGCAGCACTTGCTGGGAttgaaaatg TTCAAAACCATGAAGATATGAAGAACCACTTACCTGACAATGGTGAAGGACGACAGAAGTTGTGA
- the GOLM1 gene encoding Golgi membrane protein 1 isoform X2 produces MVGLGNSCRGMKSPPLLVAALVACIIVLGFNYWVASSRSMDLQGRVMDLEGKVRRAAAERGAVEQKKNEFQGELEKQRQQIDKIQSLHSFQMENANRVHQEEKAVLMSNITVNDRLIQSLREHLKELQTEYGKLQLDVYWFQKNQTNLQRKFSYDLSQCINQMKELKEQCEERIDELRKKSSDVPQIEENKDFREDSQVDTQLPALKQAGFKQADLEHHKTNEDVPKAVPTVRKIDLMQVKGRTDSLTGMRKQELKAEEEQLSSQLEKPQESLKAAADKQEHEDVNQDKDVDYNLDVNEAESETDKQAALAGIENVQNHEDMKNHLPDNGEGRQKL; encoded by the exons ATGGTTGGACTAGGAAACAGCTGTCGCGGGATGAAGTCTCCACCACTCCTCGTGGCTGCGCTCGTGGCGTGCATAATTGTTTTGGGTTTCAATTACTGGGTTGCAAGTTCTCGCAGCATGGATCTACAG GGTCGAGTCATGGATCTGGAAGGCAAAGTCCGCAGGGCGGCAGCGGAGAGGGGTGCTgtggaacaaaaaaagaatgaatTCCAAGGGGAGCTAGAGAAGCAGCGACAGCAGATTGACAAAATCCAGTCCTTGCACAGCTTTCAGATGGAGAATGCCAACAGAGTACATCAGGAAGAGAAG GCAGTGCTGATGAGTAACATCACAGTAAATGATCGATTGATTCAGAGTCTACGAG AACACTTGAAAGAGTTACAGACGGAATATGGAAAGCTACAGCTGGATGTTTACTGGTTTCAGAAGAACCAGACTAACCTTCAGAGGAAGTTCTCATATGACCT CTCACAGTGCATCAACCAGatgaaagaattaaaagaacAATGTGAAGAAAGGATAGATGAACTTAGAAAAAAGAGTAGTGATGTACCACAAATCGAAGAAAACAAAGACTTCAGAGAAGATAGCCAG GTTGATACTCAACTGCCAGCCTTGAAGCAAGCAGGGTTCAAGCAGGCTGACTTGGAACACCACAAAACCAATGAAGATGTTCCTAAAGCAGTACCTACAGTAAGAAAGATAGACCTGATGCAGGTTAAAG gAAGAACAGACAGTCTAACTGGCATGAGAAAACAGGAGCTTAAGGCagaagaggagcagctttccagTCAGTTGGAAAAACCTCAAGAGTCGCTCAAGGCTGCTGCAG ACAAACAGGAACATGAAGATGTGAACCAGGACAAGGATGTCGATTACAATTTAGATGTGAATGAAGCTGAATCAGAAACTGACAAGCAAGCAGCACTTGCTGGGAttgaaaatg TTCAAAACCATGAAGATATGAAGAACCACTTACCTGACAATGGTGAAGGACGACAGAAGTTGTGA